The following proteins are encoded in a genomic region of Magnetococcales bacterium:
- a CDS encoding prepilin-type N-terminal cleavage/methylation domain-containing protein, whose product MKDLNRSKQEAGFTLIEIAIVVVIIGLLLGGVLKGQEMIKNARVHNLIDQGSAVKAAILGFQDRFMALPGDFSQATDNIDGTVADTGDNPTPSSSDDGDGNGRVGGDPMLAGDSTSDDREAELALVWKHLASSGFVTGSYVSAADDSVDNLSINEDTWECGVQSCMTNVYGGPLFFAYTDEAYTPYDEAAAETLPTFTGDGSMDARSHQLIAGNLVPVSVLSEMDRKMDDAAPTTGSFRIGDRYATDTEGGNQTLGSEADTGSECVASGAVSAGSAGPPGPPRGPAKDSTNDVDHYDVLSQYDNCGAVHLF is encoded by the coding sequence ATGAAAGACTTGAATAGATCGAAACAGGAAGCAGGGTTTACCCTTATCGAAATTGCCATCGTAGTGGTGATCATCGGACTTCTGCTTGGCGGTGTACTCAAAGGGCAGGAGATGATCAAAAACGCCCGAGTCCATAACCTGATCGACCAGGGCAGCGCTGTAAAAGCCGCCATCCTGGGCTTCCAGGATCGCTTCATGGCGCTGCCTGGTGACTTCAGTCAAGCAACGGACAACATTGACGGCACCGTCGCTGATACCGGCGACAACCCCACCCCGTCCTCCAGTGACGACGGTGACGGCAATGGCCGCGTAGGTGGTGACCCCATGCTGGCTGGCGACTCCACTTCCGATGATCGTGAAGCGGAACTGGCTCTGGTATGGAAGCATCTGGCCTCTTCCGGATTTGTCACCGGCAGCTATGTCTCCGCTGCGGACGACTCCGTCGACAACCTGAGCATCAACGAAGACACCTGGGAGTGTGGGGTTCAATCCTGCATGACCAATGTCTACGGTGGACCCCTCTTCTTCGCCTACACCGACGAAGCCTACACCCCCTATGACGAAGCGGCTGCTGAAACCCTCCCGACCTTCACCGGTGATGGATCGATGGACGCCCGCTCCCACCAGCTGATCGCGGGTAACCTGGTTCCCGTGAGCGTGCTCTCCGAAATGGATCGGAAAATGGACGATGCCGCCCCCACAACCGGCTCTTTCCGCATCGGTGACCGCTACGCGACAGATACGGAAGGTGGTAACCAAACTCTCGGTTCCGAAGCCGACACCGGGTCTGAGTGTGTGGCATCCGGTGCTGTCAGTGCTGGTTCTGCCGGGCCTCCAGGCCCACCCCGAGGTCCAGCTAAAGACTCTACCAACGACGTCGACCACTACGATGTGTTGAGCCAGTATGACAACTGCGGCGCTGTGCATCTCTTCTAG